The Leptospira saintgironsiae nucleotide sequence TTTCTGATCGTCTGATCCTAAGCGAGGATATTCAGAAATTAGGATCTTTTTTAGATCCGGAAGTTGAGAAGATATCTCTTGGACAATCGTCGCAAGTGGAAGAGACTTACCTTTAAATTCATACAGATCTGTTGTGATCAGAATTTTAGGTTTGATCTGGCCGAATCGATCTAATACACCCTTAACTCCAAAGTCTGGAGAACATGATGTCCAAACAGCACCTATACTCGTGGCAGCTAACATCGCAAGAACGGTATCCGGAACATTCGGCATAAGTCCTGCGATCCTATCTCCAGGCTCGACACCTTCTGATCTAAAATAGGCAGCGAGTGCTCCTACATTTTTATAAAGTTCAGAATAAGTCAGGCTCTTCTCCGCTCCACTTTCTCCCCTGTAAAAGATTGCGACTGTATCGTCTTTTTTTCGGAGTAAGTTTTGGGCAAAGTTTAGTTTTGCTCCCGGAAAGAATTGAGCTTCTCTAAAAGTTTTTCCAGGTCGGATAATATCTTCGTATGTTTTAGAATGAATGACTGGAGCGAATTCCCAAATCAGTCCCCAAAATTTTTCAGGGAATTCAGCAGACCAGGAATGTAACTCTGCATAGTTTTTGAATTTTTTACCGATCTTTTGTTCGGCAAAATTTTGAAATTCAGTAAGTCTTGAGTTTTGAATGAGTTCGGGACTGGGAGTCCAAAGGGTTTGATTCATGTCCGGCCTGTTATCTTCTTTTTTTTCAATCGAAGGTCAACAGTAAATTAGTTGTGAAGTGAAAGCCTTTCCGTAAGATTTGTGAGTCGATAAGAACTCCGGAGTTTTCCAGTTGTCAGACCTGAACCATCTTAACCTGCCTACGATCCTATTTTTATGCGTAAGTTTGGTCTACGCATTCCACGGTTTTCTACACCAGCTAGTAGTGGGAGGAGCGATCTCGGTCTTCCAACATCCGGACGAAAGACAGTCCAGAATGATCCTAATGGTTTGGATCGCAACTGGTGGGTTCATGAGTTTTCTGGGGTTATTGCCTACGGTCCTTCTTCTTTTATATGGAGCAGACTCTGAACCAGTGAAAGCCGTTTTATGGACAAACACTTTGGCTCTTTGTTTTTTAGCAGTCCACTTTGTTCTATGTGGAGTGATGAGGCTTCCTAGGCCTTTGCGGATCGGTTTTTATTTCACGATCTCTTATGCAGTGGCAAATTTGGTTTTTCTTTTTACGTACGGTAAAATTTGATTTTTATCAAATGTACGTTCGCTGTGATTTGAGTGCAGTTTGTTTATTTAAAATTTGCTTTCACTTCGTTCAAGCACCCTCCGGGCTTCTCGCTTCTAGGGGCGCTCGAAGGGCTCGAAGTAAGCTAAGTTCTCTGGGCCTTCGTGGATCACGATCCGATCTACTTTGCCTTTCGCCTCAGCCACACTATCCTTTAGGCCATAATAAAACCAACGAGCCATATTTTCAGAAGTTGGATTTGTCTTCTTAAAATCAGCATGATCGTTAATCAGAATATGGTCTAACTCTGCCACTAACTCCTTAAGCTTACGTTTAGAGGTCAAAAAGTCGAAACTGATCCCGTCTTCTCCAATATTCTTTTGGCCGGAGAGATAAACTTCTACCTTAAAGGAATGCCCATGGATTGGCTCATCTGAGCCGTCAGGGAAGTATTTATAAAGATAATGAGAAGATTCGAACCTTTCTTCGATACGAATATAGAATTTGCCGGTTTCTTGAAAAAACATGGAATTGACTTTGGCCTAGGGAGTCTATATACTGGAACTTAAACCAGTACTTAGGAGATTTTCCCCATGTCGGAAGCGGTCAAGCCAAGATTTTTTAAAGAAATGACTGTAGGCGAAGCAATTGGTCTTCATCCTGAAGCAGGATTGGTATTTTCAAGCTATCATTTGGGCGGATGCTCTCATTGCTCCATCAACGAACTCGAAACTATCGAGCAAGTTTGTATGGGTTACGGTGTAGAAGTAGATGTTCTACTAGATAGTTTGAACAATCTACTCGAGGACGGAGAGTAATCTCTCCGCCTTCGGGCCTTCTCCTATATTTCAATTTTATAATAGAAAATATTTCCGAATCGTCCCCAGTTCTTCTCCCTTCTCGCATCCAAACCATTTCAATAATTTTAATAATGCCTTCTCTCCTTTTGGGCTGAGCAGAAGTTTATTTAGCGCACTTCTTATTCCAAAATACTTTCTGAGATCAGGTATTTTCGGGGTCGGAAGATTCAAGCTGATATAAGACATTCCAACTTTAGTATCTCCCAACTCTCCAGGCTTTCTCATTTTTTCCAGATCTTGGCTTACGTTATATAATGTTTTCTTAAATTTCGAGATCTGAGATGGATTTTCACTTTCTAAAGCAGTTTGGTATTCACCGATCCATTCTCTGATCTTTTTATATTTTTCCCTGGTTTCAATCGTAGCAGGAATTATTTCGGAAAGAGAAGAAGAAGATTCTAACACCTCAGTCACGAGCGGAGGAAGGATCAGCTGAAAATTATTCATTCTTCCGACTGGAGTAAGGCTTGTGAATACCTTCACTCTCTCTTCATCTATCCATTCTTTGACTTCTGAATTAATATCCGCGCTTGGTTTGAACAAAGGTACCTGTTCCAAAAGAGAAGCACGGATCGGATGAGCAACATAATGCGCTCCTAAAAATGTACTTCTTCCTAAATTACCCGCGGCTCCCCAAACTACTTGGCTGAAATACTCGTGCGGAGATTGTTTATTCTCTCTATAACCTATCAGATTTTCTTCCTGATGTATTTTCATCAGATCAGTGGCGCATAATAGTTTTAAGGCTTCGTTTCTGGAATCTTTTACTTCTGGTTCATCCGTAGGTATATCGACTGAGATGAGAAGACTTCCGTCCAAGGAATCTAGACTTTCGAAGGAATTCCAGCCAGCTGAGAATTTATGATCATAGAATATTTTTTCTCTTAGTACAAGTTCATTTATCAAATGAAATAGACTTTCTATCTGGACACAGGCTGTGCAAACCTCATCCCAATCATAGGAATTTGTCTCTTTATTTATTTTTAATTCTTTAGAATTCGAAAAATCAGGACCTTTCGAATATAGATCGAAAAGACTTTCGAATGTCCAATTGTCCCAGAAAGAGGTATTGTATTGCATCGTAAAGGCCTCGGATTTTCTCCGATATCCTTAAAAATGCAAACCAAATTACGTTGTTATGGCGTTAGGTGAGTTTTTTATTAATTCGCCGGTTTTTCACTAATTGACTTATATATATTTTCAGCGATGATTTCTCCCAACTGATCATACGTTTTAGGTCTATTAAAGAATGGTACAATAACAATTAGCGTAAACCATCCTTCATTAGTAATTTCTAATTTATAAGTAGGATCCTTATCTCGGTTCATAACAACCGTTACCTTGGAAACTGATGTCTCAAATCTAGGCTTCATAGGTGTTAGTACAATACTATAGGGATTTTTCCCTTGCGGCGGACCTAATTCTACATCTAATTTATATTTACCACGAAGCTCATAATAAACCGCATCTCTTATAATCATGTATGATTCAGGAAGAGGGAGTCTAGTAATTCTTTCAATACTTCCTGATTTACTTTTAATCTCTTCAACCTGGCGGCTATATTCGTCAGATACGCTTAAGTATATCTTATTCGTTTTAAAGTCGGATAAATCAGAATACTTTCTAACTGCTTCCTTATATCCGTCACCAATTGTAAAAATACAATTACTTATACAAATAGATAGTAAGAACAATAAACCAGCTCGAGATAACTTCATGATATTCCCATAATCTAAATACAGACTTTTTTGAAGATAAAAGAATTACTTTTATGAATAATCTTTGGAAGATTTTTCACTCCCCTTTTTGGGGAATATAATAATACCGAACTCCCGCCTTGCGGAAATAATAGCGGATCTCGGAGGATTGTTTGTCAGTCGGTTGTAATCTTCTTTTAAAAGTATCTTCAGGGATACGGAATGTATCGCCTAATGCATCACATCTAAAGAATCTATTCCCTTCAGGATAACGTATCATGAGTAATGAACCCGGTTCTGTTTCCCAAGCCCTACCTTCTCCTTCCCAAGAAAAATAAATAGATCTGCTTGGGAAGATGGGATATTTTTTTCCTTCGTATAGGACCTTATCCTTGTTTCTATGCACATTTCTGAATATTTTTTTAGGTCCAGACTTTACTATAAAATGAACTGTGCCGCATCTGAAAGTAAGAAGTAAAGGTATTCCACCCAAAGAGCCAGCCTCTACTCCGGAACCAGATACGTTAGCAGTAACTCTGTTTGTATTCTCTGCAATCCTTCCTAATGTAGAACGCATAGACTCATCTAAAAATTCTACGGTATCGTCTTTACGGATTTTCTCTAATTGTCTGTAGATACGATCGAATTCTTGTTTTTCGTAAGCTTTGTTTCTAACAAAGCCATCTAACTGTCTTTTAAGATTGGAAAGTCTTGCTTTAAAATAAGGAGTATCGTTTCGGGAAGCTACATCGAACATTTCTTCCCAGACTGTTTCTAATTCTCTGACTTCCGAATCTTGGTCATAGGTATTCTTCTCCACCTCTTCCAAGATATAGCGGAATTTTCTTTTCAGATCGAATAGAAATCTGGAGTCTTTTACTCTTTCCATGCCGGCTTTGTTAGAATATCGGCATGCTTTTTTGCAATACCAGCCATTTTACAGATCCAAATTTCAGTTTGCGTGTTTTCTCATCTTGATAGAGAGAATGATCCCGACTGCTGCCATGGACATAAGTAAGTGGGAACCGCCATAACTCATGAAGGAAAGTGGAATCCCTGTCACCGGCAATAATCCGAGAACGATCCCGATATTGATCGCCATATGATAGAATAACATCGCAACGATCCCTGACGCGAGTAAAGATCCGAATCTATCCTTACTTTCGTAACTGATCTGCAATCCTCTAAGTGGAATAGAGAATAAGAAGAAAAGCAAGAACACAGATCCAATGAAACCTGTTTGTTCTGCCCAAGATGCGAATATAAAGTCAGTGCTGGATTCAGGAACATGAGGGATTTTTCCTTCCGTCATCTCCGCATTTAAAAATCCTTTTCCGACTAATTTTCCGGAACCAACTGCAGGTTTGGAAGCTCTTAATTGATATCCTGCATCCTGTTTGAACTCATCAGGATTTAAGAATGCAGTCAATCGGATGACCTGGTTTTCCCGGAAAGGAACAGTTTTCATTACAACTACCGCAGAGATCAAACTTATCCCTAAGATCCCAAGAGGAATATAATAAGAACGTAATGTTTTACTTCCCCGAGCAACCCGAAGTAAGATCATGATGATACTAAATATGATAAGTGTTGCGCCTACTCCGATCAATAATCCCTGATTAGAGAGTAACTTAAATATAAAGCTGCCTTCTAAATCGATTACCTGATCGAATACTTCTCTCAAAGCAGCGATTGTTTTAGGAGTTAGATTTGCCCCAGCCACTTCTTTTCCATCCAAGACCTGCCAGGTTTTTCCACCTAATCTGTTCACTACGGATAGAAGGTCCGTTTTTCCGGTTCTTTGTAAAAATGCGAGAATATCATTTAGCAATGTAAGTTTGGAATATTCCACATACATTGGAAGAACAAGTGAGATCCCTCCGAATGTAATAAAGGAACCGATATGGAAATAGTCAGCTCCACCCAAGAACAACATTGTAAATAAGATCGGTAAGAAGGATACAGCTGTTCCGAAGTCAGGCTGTAAAAGTATCAAAGCCATAGGAAGAAGTACAATCCCGAACGGAATGACTAACACTATCAACTTCTTCATTTCTTTTTCTTTTAATACTAGATATTGACCAAGTAAGATCACCGTGGCAAGTTTTGCAAACTCTGAGGCCTGCAATAAAAACGGCCCTACTTTGATCCAAGATCTTGCTCCTCGACTGGAAGGAAGATAACCGATCCATTTAACGAGAGTCAGTGCCAATAGTAGAATAGCGAATCCGTATACGAATAATGCGTAAGCTCCGATCAATTGGTAATTGATCCTAGATACGAACCACATGATCACGAGCCCGCCGAGGAAGAATAAAAACTGTTTGAACCATTTATGGCTCATGAGTCCAACATTCGGATCATCAAAATTATATTCTTGTGAATATAAAGTAAGAACGCTGCAGATTACAACTATGATAACCGAGCCTACCAAAAAGTAGTCAATCCTATCTATGGAACGATCCGACATCATTGTAAATTCTCCGGTGCTGCAGGAGCGGTCTCAGGTATCTCCGCAGTTCTTTTGAAACTTCCAGGAGGAAAAGCGGCTCTAAACATTTCTCTTGCAACTGGTGCTGCTCCGGCAGCTCCACCCACTCCGTATTCTACGAATACAGCGACCAATACTTGTTCGCTGACAGGTGCATTTGCAGGTGCATATCCTATGAACCAAGCGTGGTTGGATCCGGAAGATCCCCTTCTTCTTGTTTGGGCTGTTCCCGTTTTTCCTGCGATATCAGGAAGACCAGGTTTGTTTAGTACGAATGCTGCAGTTCCATTCTTCACAACCAATCTGAGTCCAGCTTTAATCGCTTCTACTGTAGAAGATTGGATCGGAATATCACTTAATCTCTGGGGATCTGTTCTATTGATAATTGAATTATCCAATGGATCTCTGATCTCGTTGACTATATAAGGTTGATAGATCTGCCCTCTATTTAATAGTCCCGCATAGAACAATGTCATAGAAAGAGGAGTAACGGACATGAATCCTTGTCCGATAGAAAGATTGATCGTATCTCCATCGAACCATCTGGTTCCATAAATTCTTTTTTTCCAAGCAGGAGAAGGAACCTGACCGGAAATCTCTCCCGGAAGATCCACTTTGGATTTTTGGTCCAACAAGAATAAGCGAGAATAGGTCAAGATAGGATCAGAACCAAGTTTGTATCCTAGGTTATAAAAATAAACGGAACATGATTTTTGAAGAGCATGAGCCAGGTCATTCGTACCATGACCACCCTTCTCCCAACAGTAAAAAACTTGGTCGGGAACTCCAGCGAATGTGGATTTTAAAGTATAACTACCATTACATTGGTAACTGGTGTCTGGAGTATAATCCACCTTATGCCCACTTTCCAAAGCAGCAAGTGCAACTAACGTTTTATAAGTAGAAGCCGGCGGAAATTTAGATTGGATCGCAAGATTTAAAAATCCACCGTTTGCATCCACCCTCTTATAATGTGCAGTTCTTTCAGATCTACTCTTTCCAGAGAGAACATTCGGATCATAACTTGGATTAGAAGCCATTGCCAAAATTTCTCCAGTGGAAGGACGCATTGCAATCGCAGTTCCTCTGGCGCCTTTGAGGGCCTTATATGCAGCAAGTTGAATGTCTTTGTCTATAGTTAGGACTAGGTTATTTCCAGGAGTAGAATGTTCTACTACCCTTTCTTCTTCAATATTCCCTTCGGAACTTCTTTTTTGGATCCGAAATCCATCAGTTCCTCTGAGGCGTGAATCGTATTGGAGCTCCAACCCATCTTTTCCAAGCCATTGGTAAGACTTAATCTCACGGGTAAGAAGGTCAGTTTTACTTGGTTTACCTATATAACCAGTAACATGCGCAAGAGCAGGGCCCATCTTATAGATCCTTCTGGGAGAAGGAACCAAGATAACATATTTAGATATATTATCAAAAACTGATATACGTTCCTGCTGAGCCTTAGAGATAGCTTCTAAAAGTACAAAAGGTTTTTTAGTTTTGATTTTTTTGGAGAATTTAGGCTCGAGTAAATCCTCTTCATAATAGGACATCGGGATAGAGAGAGTTCTTGCAAATTCCTGTAGGAAATTTTTAACCCTAACCGGATCGTATTTGAGTATAGAAGTATTTAATACTGCATCCAAACTAGAATAATTAGAAACAAGCGCCATGGATGTTTCAGGAGTGAGAAAGTTTCTATCAAACATTTCTCCCCTGGCGGCAGGAATGGTTTCACTTTTTCGTACGAACTTCTCCGCCTTTAAGGAGTTATCCGTTCCTTGTACAATCTGAAGATTAAATAACTGGATTACGAATGCAATTAAAGCAAACGCAACAAGCCCGGAGAACATGTACAGCCTTAGCCTGAAACTGCGCTCCAGTCTAAACTCTGTGGCTGAAGAAGATCCTCCTCCCCCCAACATTTTAGCCTTCCGCCTGCTCCAATCTGTACAATTTTCCAAGTACCCAGAAGAATATAGGAGCGATTGCTCCGTTAAAAATAGAGGTACTGATGATGGAGTAGTTTAAATTTTCATGAAAGAATAAAGAGAATAGGAAATAAGATGCAATCCTGGAGATCAAAGTCACAACCAAAGAATACAACATTATGGAAATCTGATTTTCATGATAGGCAGGTCTTGCGAACTTTCCTACAATATATCCCATAATACAAAATGTAAGCGAGTGAAGTCCTATTTTATAGGTAACTACGTTTCCTACGATCTCTCCACCTAAACCTGAATCAGAAAGTAATCCGCCAAAAAATCCGATCCAAATCCCAGCCATTGTTCCCCTACGGAGAGCAAAGAATAGAACGAAGATCACCATAAAGTCTGGTTTAAATCCAGAAATTTCAAACAAGTTTGTTCCGTTCAAGAAGTGAGAGATCAAAATCCCGGCACCAATGACTATATATTCTAAAATCATCAGTTTGTTTCCTCGTCAGAGAATCCGGAACCATTACCTTCCGGTTTCTGAGGTTTAGGAGTTTCCGCAGGTTTATTTCCAACAGGAGTTGGGGCCTTAGGCTCTCTGTCTTCTTTAGGATAATTTAATTCACCAAAATAAGGATTTTCGATATTAATGTTCTGTCCTTCCGGCCATGTCTCTGCCCATTTTTCAGGAAGTTTCATTAAGATAGTAACTGACTCCAGCATATCAAAACGAACAAAAGGTTTCAAGAATGCAGTTTTAAAACTTCCGTTGCGCGGACCTTCTTCAGTAATTATACCCACAGGAATTCCTGGAGGGAACATTCCGGAAGAACCAGAACTATATACTGGTTTTCCTATCTTACTTAAAGATTCAGTGTATTGGATCATCTCACTTGGACCCATTGGATAATCTCCGAAAATCCTTGGATCAATGATGATACCACTATCTATATAATTCATCAATGCTTCCATTCCTCTTCCAGAGTTTCCGGATAAAGTAGCCCAAAGATTACTTTCTGGAATGGAAACACCCATATTATAATTGGAATTGATAATAGGTTGGATCACTGCGGATCCTCCGGTGACCGCGATCACCTTTCCGACTAAAGCTTCTATAATTTCACCTTTTTGATTCACAGCTCTTGCAGTGACAGGCATATAAGGTTTGATCCCCGCTTCGGAACCTTTGTCTATAATGATAGTACGATAAATAGAATTCAAACGAACAGAAAGAACTTCTGCTTTGACTGTAGAATATTTTTGTTTAGTATTAAAACGTAATTCTCTTCTGAGACTTTCGTTTTCTCTGCTAACTCTTTCCAGATCTTGGGGAAGAAGTTTATAATCATCTATAGCAGCAACGCAGGCATCTCTTTCCTGACGAACCGCTTCAAAAGATTCTAATTTAGTATAAGCTCCTTTAAAGAAGGACCCAACTCCGTCGATCGAACCGGAAACGGAGTCCCCCACTCTCTGGAAACTTGCAATCCCTCTCACTAAAACATTACTTTTAAAAGTCAGGGATAGAAGAGAGAATACAATACAGAATAAAAGGGAAACGGTTTCCTTACTTTTATTAAATTGAAGCCAAAGCATAAAAAATTCCGTATCGGACTATGGTGATCAACCAGAGACCGAGATCCGAATTAACGGATCCCTGGTTTCAGATACTTAACTTCGTCCAAGAATTTTCCGGTTCCAAGAACCACACAGGTCAGAGGGTTTTCCGCTCTGAATACAGGCACACCGGTTTCTTTAGAAAGATAGGTTTCTAATCCGCGAAGAAGACATCCTCCTCCAGTAAGAACGATCCCTCTTTCTACGATATCCGAAGCAAGTTCAGGAGGAGTTCTTTCTAAAACTCTTTTAATCCCGTCTAAAATTTCGTCGGTTGGTTCTTTAAGAGCCTTACGGATCTCATTAGATTCTAATTCAAGAGTACGAGGTAATCCGGAAATTGCATCTCTACCTTTTACTTCCATGGTCTCGGTTTTCTTTTCAGGGTAAGCATTACCGATAGTAAGTTTAATATCTTCTGCAGTTCTTTCCCCAACAACCAGGTTGTATTGGTTTCTTAAATATTTGATAATTGCATCATCGAACTCATCACCACCAGTTCTGATGGACTCAGCGATAACCATACCACCAAGAGAGATCACAGCAATCTCTGTAGTTCCACCACCGATATCCACGATCATATTACCAGCAGGTTCGTTGATCGGAATGTTTGCACCGATCGCAGCTGCTAATGCTTCGTCGATCAAGAAGATCTCACGAGCGCCCGCTTGTTCTGCAGATTCACGGACCGCACGTCTTTCCACCTCGGTGATCCCGGAAGGAACTCCAATCACGATTCTAGGTTTTACGAAAGTAGTTCTATTATGGACTTTTGCAATGAAGTAGCGGATCATTTTTTCGACTGTTTCAAAGTCCGCGATCACCCCGTCTTTCATAGGACGGATTGCTACGATCTCGCCGGGAGTACGTCCCAACATTCTCTTAGCTTCCTGGCCTACTGCGAGCACTTTGCCCGTAGCTGCGTGGACCGCTACTACGGAAGGCTCGGAAAGAACGATACCTTGCCCTTTTACATGGACGAGAGTGTTTGCGGTTCCGAGGTCGATTCCCATATCGTTGGAAAATAATCCGTATAGCTTATCGAATATCATTTCTATCCTTTGCTGCCAGAAGGCTGGTTGATCTTATTTATTATCTGCAAGATCGGTGAAAATCTCTAGGATTTTACGGGCGCGATCCAATTCAATATTTCTTGCCCGATCCTTACGGGCAATTCCAAAACAAAAAAAACGAAAAACAAATTGGAACCCATTGCTACCTCCATAATATTGGGGAACTTATGGTCCGGGAAAACACCCTAGCTGCCATCGATCTAGGCACAAACTCCTTTCACATGATTATCGTCCGGGTCCGAGAAAACGGGACCTTTGAAGCAATCGCCAGAGAGAAGGAGAACGTTCGTCTCGGAAGCGGTTTGGAAGAAGGAGGAGAGATCGATCCTCCCGCATTTAAGCGTGCAATCGAGTGTTTAAAGCGTTTTAAGATGCTCGCTGATAATTCAAAGGCAGAGATCAGAGCAGTTGCTACATCTGCAATGAGAGAAGCTTCCAATCGTGCCGAATTTCAGGCTGCCGCCTTAAAAGAAGCAGGTATTAAAATAGATGTGATCAGCGGATATGAAGAAGCCCGACTCATCTATTTCGGGGTCCTACAAGGACTACCTGTATTTGATAAAAAGGTCCTACTAGTGGATATAGGTGGAGGAAGCACCGAAGTTTTAGTCGGCTATAGAGGCGATATTCTATTCTCTAAAAGTTTCAAATTGGGAGCGATCCGACTCACCGAAAAATTCCTAAAATCAGAAACTTTGGATTCTTCTCAGATACGAAAATGCAAACTCTATGTAGAAGAGATCATTCTTCCTTTTAGAAAGATTATCCGAGATCTGAAACCAGAAATGATCATTGGTTCATCCGGAACAATCCAGGCGACTGCGGGTATCATTCGAGCATTCGAGGGAGAAGAGACGGAAGAAAGGCCCTTAAATCATTATACATTCCAGTCCTCAGAATTCAAAAGAGCAAGGAATATGATTTTAGAAGCTGATACTTCTAAAAAGAGAAGTAAGCTCCCAGGATTCGATTCCAAACGTTCTGATATCATTGTAGGTGGAATGCTAATCCTGGATGAGTTATTCCAATTGTTGGATCTTCCGGATATGACAGTATCTGAGTTTGCTCTCAGAGAAGGGATCATCTACGATACTATTCGTAAATGGGAACATTTCCAGGACTTTGAACATTCCAAACACCTGGATGATATCCGCCAAAAGTCTATCTTGAACCTTCTCGTTTCCTATACAAGGGACGAAGAATATGCCCGCCATGTAGCCAAACTTTCTCTAGATATATTCGATCAACTACAGTCAGTTCACAGGTTAGGAAAAGAAGAAAGAGAATATCTGGAAGCTTCTTCTTTACTACACGAAGTTGGGCTATTCATTTCTCATTCTGCCTATCACAAACATAGCTATTATCTGATCCGAAATTCAGAGGCGATGCTCGGTTTTACTTGGGGAGAAATAGAGATCATCGCTCTTACTGCTAGATACCATCGCAAAAGTTCTCCCAAGTCTAAACATAGAGAATTCCAAAGAGTCGGTCCAAGAGAACAAGAAATAGTCGAAAAACTTTCTGCAATTTTAAGGATCGCGAGTGCATGCAATCGGAACAGGCAAGGACTGATAGAAACAGTAAAATGCCAGGTCCGAAAAAATCAGGCAATCTTCACCTTGGTCACAAACCAAAACTACGATAAAAGCCTGGAACTTTGGGCCTGCGAAGAACAAGCAGATGCATTCGAGTCCGCTTACGGAATGGTACCTTTATTTCAGTGAATAAATTTCGATCTTTTGGCTATTTTATAGCCTTAGTTTTGGTCCATTCTGCTTTTCTAAACTGTTTTACGGTTTTTCCATATAAACAGGAAACAATCGACTCTCGTTTGTTGGATAAAAAAGAAGAAGAGATCCTTTCCAATAAAGGAAGAATAGACTATGAATTCCAAAACTTCGAATTAGTATTAAGAATAGAAGGCGCAACCTTCCAAGAAACATTAGAAAAAAGGAAAACCTTAGAAACCAAGATCATTCACTACGATTATAAGAAGACAGACGGATACAGACAACTGGACAACGATGATAAACCTTGGAACAGATATATCCTAGGAATGTTTGCAGACATCGGAGCTTTATTCGAATGGACCACAATTCCATTCCGTACAATTTCGAGAAAAAAAGAAGAAGAGAAAATATCTGAGAATATTATAAAATCCGAAAAGATCAAAGTTTTCGAACCGAAAGAACTCGAGCTTATATTAAGAGCAGAAAATACTGAGTTCTTTAACAAAAACCCAAACTCAGA carries:
- a CDS encoding Ppx/GppA phosphatase family protein, with amino-acid sequence MVRENTLAAIDLGTNSFHMIIVRVRENGTFEAIAREKENVRLGSGLEEGGEIDPPAFKRAIECLKRFKMLADNSKAEIRAVATSAMREASNRAEFQAAALKEAGIKIDVISGYEEARLIYFGVLQGLPVFDKKVLLVDIGGGSTEVLVGYRGDILFSKSFKLGAIRLTEKFLKSETLDSSQIRKCKLYVEEIILPFRKIIRDLKPEMIIGSSGTIQATAGIIRAFEGEETEERPLNHYTFQSSEFKRARNMILEADTSKKRSKLPGFDSKRSDIIVGGMLILDELFQLLDLPDMTVSEFALREGIIYDTIRKWEHFQDFEHSKHLDDIRQKSILNLLVSYTRDEEYARHVAKLSLDIFDQLQSVHRLGKEEREYLEASSLLHEVGLFISHSAYHKHSYYLIRNSEAMLGFTWGEIEIIALTARYHRKSSPKSKHREFQRVGPREQEIVEKLSAILRIASACNRNRQGLIETVKCQVRKNQAIFTLVTNQNYDKSLELWACEEQADAFESAYGMVPLFQ